One Aspergillus oryzae RIB40 DNA, chromosome 2 genomic window carries:
- a CDS encoding putative ABC transporter (multidrug resistance-associated protein/mitoxantrone resistance protein, ABC superfamily), with protein sequence MMDHWLDASFFEAVLCPAVILALSIPHIRHVFKQLSITDRQGYSLVSGYEDEDGIATDQSEKGTSDITQRVILSITAVVAVLTALLSSLNATDRYGSPREIEPWLQFFAWVLLLVQECIIISRTVPQVRYDLGIWSAISALLLSIAGVFLDGLWSNPNAPGSSISLAAVKFTAGIILSFTNVSFSRRPEVYLGCKPVDRQRTVSFLSRYTFSWPVPILSKAARNKQLEPEDFPAIGYGVRTQTLYGRWISCTHTKIWRKLLNIHRTAWIAQVAVQLLTAVAHFLPQALLFLTLRLLEERDAHADNQKQLWITTVGLGGSLFISSWLESLLQWVVSMELELPIREQLSAAIFSKSLRIKEVVNVNSPDCAESKTSSGECSDDEDEDDGEVGPPKTKQSMTNLLGVDAVTIATFVKFSHTLLDAIIKFILAIAFLTNLLGWVPVLWACTVPAILSPVNYLLAQQYSQAEEALMAASDRRMAVLSEMLQGIRQIKYDAQEDQWNRKVQTLRSNEIKKQGQVFQFDLSLIAVWSCGPICMSLIALATYFLANKSLSPSVAFTALSIFQSLSATLSDFPETISDLMNAKVAARRIEQYLDLPEYNNCHSDGEAIAFSQTTISWPSNTMDEDNSDFKMRNISLQFPLGELTVISGPAGAGKSLLLLATIGEADLLEGQIFFPQRQSPLAYNGPSNEWTIDTSIAFVPQNPWIENGTVRENILFGLPLNPERYRDVLHACCLEDDLNSMQDGDQTDLGANGVNLSGGQKWRVALARALYSPAGVLVLDDIFSAVDARVGHHLFEKALTGSLAEGRTRIVATHHTALCWSEMKYYVVLENGRVSFAGKPENYCPDLCPSNAGSIQRIGNADSAAQQGHILAPVSNSLTAPQQNPSEEDVKGKAFYEAETRATGAVKLSIYSIYMQACGGYLYWIPIALSFGFTLVAELAIPYWVSVWTRDLANTQPDIEVNIQSVSDGLSARSDPQPADNRLWLYLGVYIGLFLMSILTEIVRYQLVFMASIRGSLAIFEKFLLRVLHAPLSFLDTTPVGQILNRFSADFSTLDSDLALDLPNMLHGVLMLLSVIIAALFISPLMVGFGFISLFLSWYIASLYVTAARDAKRIESNARSPIFEQFGSIIDGLVTIRAFDKVGQYMYRMYNAMDAHCQALWHLRLFNCWMMFRLNMIGALYVTMTAALIATIRGVDASVAGFALSFALQMSEVVAWVLSEYAEIELDFNAVERIVEYTQIETEHQDGMDAPAEWPTKGEIEANDLVVGYAPELPPVLRGLSFLIKSNEHVGIVGRTGSGKSSLTLALLRFLEVRSGSLHIDGMDISRLRLSALRSKIAIIPQDPVIFSGTLRSVLDPFDQYTDSELLAALAKVHLRPSMDDEENSELEGTDEDCNNAALSLSSPISERGKNLSQGQRQLVCLAQALLSRPKILIMDEATSSIDMSTDALIQQTIRQEFRDSTLMVIAHRLSTVVDFDRIMVLGEGRIAEFDTPAALLRNEGGPFWTLVDKSGERDSLRRSILQGERQA encoded by the exons ATGATGGACCATTGGCTTGACGCCTCTTTCTTCGAAGCTGTCCTATGCCCAGCTGTCATCTTAGCCCTGAGCATCCCACATATTCGCCACGTCTTCAAACAGCTTTCAATTACAGATAGGCAAGGGTACAGTCTCGTAAGTGgctatgaagatgaagatggaataGCAACGGATCAGTCGGAGAAAGGAACCTCGGATATTACGCAGAGGGTTATTCTATCTATCACGGCAGTTGTTGCAGTGTTGACTGCACTGTTGTCATCCCTGAATGCGACCGACCGTTATGGCTCACCACGAGAGATTGAACCATGGCTACAGTTCTTCGCTTGG GTCCTGCTGCTGGTTCAAGAATGTATTATCATCTCCCGGACTGTTCCCCAGGTGAGGTACGACCTAGGGATCTGGAGTGCCATTTCAGCTCTCCTGCTCAGCATCGCAGGGGTCTTTCTGGATGGGTTGTGGTCCAACCCGAATGCCCCAGGGTCGAGTATTTCCTTAGCTGCTGTCAAGTTCACTGCGGGAATCATTCTATCTTTCACCAACGTCTCATTTTCTCGTCGACCAGAAGTATATTTAGGGTGCAAGCCAGTCGATCGTCAACGCACCGTTTCCTTCCTCAGCAGATACACATTCTCGTGGCCAGTGCCGATTCTGTCGAAAGCCGCGCGGAACAAACAGCTCGAACCCGAAGATTTCCCTGCAATTGGCTATGGGGTGCGTACACAAACCTTGTATGGTCGTTGGATATCTTGCACTCACACCAAGATATGGAGGAAATTATTAAATATTCACCGGACAGCCTGGATTGCTCAAGTCGCCGTCCAACTGCTTACTGCTGTGGCACATTTCCTCCCTCAAGCCTTGTTGTTCCTTACCCTTCGCTTGCTGGAAGAGCGTGATGCTCACGCAGATAACCAGAAGCAATTGTGGATTACAACGGTCGGTCTCGGTGGATCCCTTTTTATATCATCTTGGCTGGAGTCATTGCTACAATGGGTGGTATCTATGGAGCTGGAACTGCCAATCCGAGAGCAGCTATCGGCAGCTATTTTCAGCAAGTCACTTAGGATAAAGGAGGTTGTGAATGTGAACTCACCTGACTGCGCTGAGAGCAAAACATCATCCGGAGAGTgcagtgacgatgaagatgaagatgacggcgAGGTTGGCCCACCAAAAACGAAACAATCCATGACAAACCTTCTAGGGGTGGATGCTGTGACAATTGCAACTTTTGTAAAATTCAGCCATACCCTCCTAGACGCCATTATTAAATTCATTCTTGCTATCGCCTTTCTTACAAACCTTCTGGGCTGGGTGCCGGTACTGTGGGCTTGCACGGTCCCAGCGATATTGAGCCCGGTGAATTATCTTCTGGCCCAACAATACAGCCAAGCAGAGGAAGCGCTCATGGCAGCAAGTGATCGAAGAATGGCTGTCCTATCCGAGATGCTACAGGGCATTCGCCAGATTAAATATGATGcccaagaagatcaatggaACAGAAAAGTGCAGACTCTACGTTCCAATGAGATCAAGAAACAAGGTCAGGTTTTCCAGTTCGACCTCTCACTGATTGCCGTATGGTCTTGTGGTCCCATATGCATGAGCTTGATTGCACTAGCAACGTATTTCTTGGCCAACAAGAGTCTATCTCCCTCCGTTGCCTTCACGGCCCTCTCTATCTTCCAAAGCTTGTCAGCTACACTTTCCGATTTCCCAGAAACAATCAGTGACTTAATGAATGCCAAGGTGGCCGCCCGACGCATTGAGCAATACCTTGACTTACCGGAATACAACAACTGCCACAGCGACGGGGAGGCAATTGCCTTTTCACAGACAACGATCTCCTGGCCTTCTAACACTATGGATGAGGATAATAGTGATTTCAAGATGCGCAATATCAGTTTGCAATTCCCTCTTGGGGAGCTCACCGTGATTTCTGGTCCAGCAGGTGCTGGGAAGAGCTTACTGCTGTTGGCGACGATCGGCGAGGCAGATCTGCTTGAAggccagatcttctttccacaGAGACAATCGCCACTTGCCTATAATGGGCCAAGCAACGAATGGACAATCGATACATCAATTGCGTTTGTCCCGCAGAATCCTTGGATCGAGAATGGGACCGTTCGAGAGAATATTCTGTTCGGCCTCCCACTGAATCCGGAACGATATCGCGATGTTTTGCACGCATGTTGTCTTGAAGATGACTTGAATTCTATGCAAGATGGTGACCAAACTGATCTTGGAGCTAATGGCGTCAACCTAAGCGGCGGCCAGAAATGGCGTGTTGCTCTAGCTAGAGCTCTTTACAGTCCTGCTGGagttcttgtccttgacgaTATTTTCAGTGCAGTGGATGCTCGCGTCGGCCACCATCTTTTCGAAAAAGCTTTAACAGGAAGCTTAGCAGAAGGAAGAACGCGAATCGTGGCTACGCATCATACTGCTCTATGTTGGAGTGAGATGAAGTATTACGTAGTACTCGAGAATGGGCGTGTTTCTTTTGCTGGCAAGCCTGAGAATTACTGCCCTGACTTATGTCCTAGCAACGCCGGCTCTATCCAACGTATCGGCAATGCTGACTCTGCTGCGCAGCAGGGTCATATACTAGCCCCTGTATCCAATAGTCTGACCGCGCCGCAGCAGAATCCATCCGAAGAGGATGTCAAGGGCAAGGCTTTCTACGAGGCCGAGACACGAGCGACAGGCGCCGTGAAGCTGTCAATTTATAGCATATATATGCAAGCTTGCGGTGGCTACCTGTATTGGATTCCAATTGCGCTAAGTTTTGGCTTTACGCTTGTGGCGGAATTGGCAATACCATATTGGGTGTCAGTTTGGACAAGAGATCTTGCAAACACACAGCCTGATATCGAAGTGAACATTCAGTCGGTCTCGGACGGTCTTTCTGCGCGTTCAGATCCACAGCCCGCTGATAACCGTCTCTGGCTTTACCTAGGCGTGTACATCGGTCTTTTCCTTATGTCGATACTGACTGAAATTGTTCGCTACCAGCTCGTCTTTATGGCATCAATTCGAGGGTCGCTTGCTATTTTCGAAAAGTTTTTGCTCAGAGTCTTACACGCCCCTCTAAGCTTTTTGGACACAACGCCCGTGGGTCAGATCCTCAACCGCTTTAGTGCCGACTTCAGCACGCTAGATTCTGATCTGGCACTGGACCTGCCCAATATGCTCCACGGTGTTTTAATGCTTCTTAGTGTTATCATTGCAGCCCTGTTTATTTCGCCGCTTATGGTGGGCTTTGGATTCATCTCGCTCTTTCTGTCTTGGTATATCGCCTCGCTGTATGTCACAGCGGCCAGAGACGCTAAAAGGATAGAGAGCAATGCCAGGTCTCCTATTTTCGAGCAGTTCGGATCGATCATTGACGGTCTAGTCACGATCAGAGCTTTTGATAAGGTTGGTCAATATATGTATCGCATGTACAATGCGATGGATGCGCATTGCCAGGCTCTCTGGCATTTGCGTCTCTTCAACTGTTGGATGATGTTCCGGCTGAACATGATCGGAGCTTTG TATGTAACTATGACAGCAGCGCTGATCGCAACCATTAGAGGCGTCGATGCGTCCGTGGCAGGGTTTGCTCTCAGTTTCGCTTTACAAATGTCTGAGGTCGTCGCTTGGGTGCTGTCGGAGTACGCCGAGATCGAGCTGGACTTCAATGCCGTTGAACGCATCGTAGAATACACGCAGATCGAAACTGAGCATCAAGATGGCATGGATGCTCCAGCCGAATGGCCCACGAAAGGCGAGATTGAGGCAAATGACCTCGTCGTTGGCTACGCACCAGAATTACCACCGGTTCTACGGGGGTTGAGCTTCTTAATAAAATCTAACGAGCACGTCGGCATCGTCGGACGTACTGGTTCTGGCAAATCGTCATTGACACTCGCGCTTCTGCGCTTCCTCGAGGTACGGTCCGGATCTTTACACATTGATGGAATGGATATCTCTAGACTGAGACTCAGCGCCCTCCGCTCGAAGATAGCAATTATCCCACAGGACCCGGTGATCTTCTCGGGGACCCTCCGATCGGTCCTCGATCCGTTTGATCAGTACACAGACTCTGAGCTCCTTGCCGCTTTAGCGAAAGTCCATCTCAGACCCTCTATGGACGATGAAGAGAACTCAGAGCTTGAAGGAACAGATGAAGATTGTAACAATGCCGCCTTATCTCTTTCCTCGCCAATCTCCGAGCGAGGCAAGAACTTGTCCCAGGGCCAACGTCAATTAGTGTGTCTAGCTCAGGCCTTGCTATCCCGCCCGAAGATCCTCATAATGGACGAAGCGACCTCTTCCATTGATATGAGCACGGATGCGCTGATCCAGCAGACTATTCGTCAAGAATTCCGTGACTCTACTCTCATGGTCATTGCCCACCGACTGTCCACTGTCGTGGACTTTGATCGGATCATGGTCTTGGGAGAGGGGAGGATAGCCGAGTTTGATACACCGGCTGCTTTACTGAGAAATGAAGGGGGCCCGTTCTGGACCTTGGTCGACAAGAGCGGGGAGAGGGATTCTTTGCGTCGCAGCATTCTACAAGGTGAGAGGCAAGCATAG
- a CDS encoding MDM34 family protein (predicted protein), translated as MAFNFNWSPLMADASFYTRAQDLLTAALNKSPKPPIIVDDIIVTELNLGSIPPDLEILEIGDLAEDRFRGIFKMSYTGDAFLTLKTRVQANPLNTYLLTRPSFASPLPLAAATPLTIPLQITLSDFKLSGFVILVFSKQKGITVVFRNDPLESLKVSSTFDSIPFVRDFLQREIEAQLRILFMDELPAIIHRLSLRLWVPEYRAGEDIQTQPEQTAGEGPGQDPLASPPQDPVDSLGNALDESEIASLSLDSSVEAHSLFSQKNLLRLGALTDSQRTLSLFTPSIQEVVYRAWTSPSEQGDANGISTAPLSPMLSRTHSQVGSMSSFQDSASIVSSQSRSSASTHTFSGYGLNLGAGRHSKAHSRKRKKRVVDLRRPKTTSDTASVSDESAYTETASNPSVCSAPLPVVNEQPDPITPPLSPESDFRLPAIPERRRASLSRPVPRRDIATEMLRETGGPSAEPPRHRPQPADVDATPRGSLRAHITAQHDNEKQETGPSRQLPSTILPFTDEKSSSSTVDQALVERLAGEIARRMRDEKLMPTSSCGGAFWGRPDHEEYPPPAYGQ; from the exons ATGGCGTTCAACTTCAACTGGTCGCCGCTGATGGCGGACGCGAGTTTCTATACTCGCGCTCAAGATCTCTTAACTGCCGCTCTGAATAAATCGCCGAAACCTCCGATTATCGTCGACGATATCATCGTAACCGAGCTCAACCTGGGTTCCATCCCGCCAGATCTGGAAATATTAGAGATTGGTGATTTGGCGGAGGATCGATTTCGAGGCATCTTTAAGATGTCCTACACTGGAGATGCCTTCTTGACTCTGAAAACGCGCGTTCAGGCGAACCCTCTCAATACCTATCTTCTCACACGACCCTCTTTTGCGTCGCCGCTACCCTTGGCTGCAGC AACTCCACTCACAATTCCCCTTCAAATTACACTATCCGATTTCAAGTTGTCCGGCTTTGTGATTCTCGTCTTCTCAAAACAGAAAGGAATTACCGTGGTTTTCCGAAATGATCCGCTTGAATCTCTTAAAGTCTCGTCTACGTTCGACTCGATCCCGTTCGTCCGCGACTTCTTGCAGAGGGAAATCGAGGCTCAACTGCGTATCTTGTTCATGGACGAACTGCCCGCTATCATTCATCGACTATCCCTGCGACTGTGGGTTCCTGAGTACCGGGCAGGTGAGGATATACAAACTCAGCCGGAACAGACGGCGGGTGAGGGTCCTGGTCAAGACCCGTTGGCAAGTCCTCCTCAGGACCCAGTAGATTCCTTGGGCAACGCTTTGGATGAATCGGAAATCGCGTCGCTCTCCTTGGATTCCTCCGTCGAAGCGCATTCCTTGTTCTCACAGAAGAACCTCCTCCGACTGGGTGCACTGACCGATTCTCAGCGAACGCTATCTCTTTTTACTCCTTCTATTCAGGAAGTAGTTTATCGGGCGTGGACCTCGCCTTCTGAACAAGGTGACGCGAATGGCATTTCTACAGCTCCGTTGAGCCCCATGCTCTCCAGGACTCATTCTCAGGTTGGCAGCATGTCTTCCTTCCAGGATAGCGCCAGCATCGTGTCGTCCCAGAGTcgatcttcagcttcgacACATACATTTAGTGGGTACGGTTTGAATCTGGGAGCAGGTCGTCATTCGAAAGCACATTCAAGGAAGCGAAAGAAGCGCGTGGTGGATCTACGACGTCCGAAGACTACGAGTGATACGGCGAGTGTGAGTGACGAAAGCGCATACACAGAAACGGCTAGCAACCCGTCCGTATGCTCGGCACCCCTGCCCGTGGTCAATGAGCAGCCCGACCCCATCACGCCACCCTTGTCTCCGGAAAGCGATTTCCGCCTTCCTGCAATTCCCGAGCGGCGTCGCGCCAGTCTCTCGCGGCCAGTACCTCGTCGCGATATCGCTACAGAGATGCTCCGTGAAACTGGAGGACCCTCTGCTGAGCCTCCGCGACACCGCCCTCAACCCGCCGATGTAGATGCAACTCCCCGAGGCAGTCTCCGCGCGCATATTACCGCCCAACATGACAAtgagaaacaggaaactGGTCCCTCACGCCAGCTGCCTTCGACTATCCTCCCATTTACCGATGAGAAATCCAGCTCCAGTACCGTTGACCAAGCTCTGGTTGAGCGATTAGCAGGGGAAATTGCTCGTCGCATGCGGGACGAGAAACTGATGCCCACCAGCTCTTGTGGTGGTGCCTTCTGGGGCCGTCCTGACCATGAGGAATACCCCCCGCCAGCCTATGGTCAGTGA
- a CDS encoding nucleoside transmembrane transporter FUN26 (nucleoside transporter) codes for MDRFRRWISPRAEYEPLEHPPQDDEDHHLISSQTLSEPRFSRFEYGVFFLLGVSMLWAWNMFLAAAPYFYHRFSSDEWAAAHYQSSILIVSTVTNLGSSFTLAKLQKRTSYPKQITVSLLINIVIFSLLALSTGLLKNASIGLYFSFLMLMVAGTSLATGMNQIGVFAYVSGFGRPEYTQAIMAGQGLAGVLPCIVQILSVLVVPEQTGEQKVPQESAKSAFLYFITSTFVSLSALVAFGSLSKRRSNAMSEFAQSSPDTASDHTGRKTVSLWGLFKKLRFMALALFLCFAVTMMFPVFTAKIESVRDPQGSSRLFQPAVFIPLAFLFWNVGDLAGRMSVLIPQLSLTHRPFALFTFAIARIGFLPLYLLCNIRGREAVVKSDFFYLFVVQLLFGISNGYLGSSCMMGAGQWVPEGDRESAGGFMSLMLVGGLAAGSLLSFFLSGV; via the exons ATGGATCGTTTTCGGAGATGGATCTCTCCCCGGGCGGAATATGAGCCACTCGAGCATCCTCCGCAGGACGATGAGGATCACCACTTGATATCTTCACAAACACTATCAGAGCCACGCTTCTCTAGGTTTGAATATGGagtattcttcctccttggcgTTTCTATGCTCTGGGCATG GAACATGTTTCTCGCCGCTGCACCGTATTTCTATCACCGCTTCAGCTCGGATGAGTGGGCAGCGGCCCACTACCAGTCCTCCATTCTCATTGTGTCGACCGTCACAAACTTGGGCTCATCGTTCACTCTCGCGAAGTTGCAGAAACGGACGTCATACCCGAAACAGATCACAGTTTCGCTGCTGATCAATATCGTAATATTCTCGTTACTCGCATTATCTACCGGTCTTCTAAAGAACGCTTCCATTGGATTATATTTTAGCTTCCTGATGCTTATGGTAGCCGGAACCAGTTTGGCGACTGGAATGAATCAGATCGGCGTTTTTGCATATGTCTCCGGTTTTGGGAGGCCAGAATATACTCAAGCTATCATGGCAGGTCAAGGCCTAGCAGGAGTCTTGCCCTGCATCGTGCAGATACTCTCTGTTTTGGTTGTCCCAGAGCAAACAGGGGAACAGAAAGTCCCACAAGAATCGGCCAAATCGGCATTCTTGTACTTCATAACTTCCACATTTGTATCTCTATCGGCTCTGGTTGCCTTCGGGTCTCTTTCTAAGCGACGGTCGAATGCCATGTCCGAATTCGCGCAGAGCTCACCTGACACTGCTTCTGACCACACGGGTCGCAAGACCGTCAGCCTCTGGGGTCTTTTCAAAAAGCTTCGTTTCATGGCTCTTGcactttttctctgttttgCTGTCACCATGATGTTTCCAGTCTTCACGGCAAAGATTGAGTCAGTTCGGGACCCTCAGGGTAGTTCCCGTTTGTTCCAACCAGCTGTTTTCATCCCGCTGGCGTTCTTATTCTGGAATGTAGGAGACTTGGCTGGAAGGATGTCAGTTCTTATTCCCCAGTTATCATTAACCCACCGGCCCTTTGCTCTGTTCACCTTTGCAATTGCTCGCATTGGATTCCTCCCCCTTTATCTTCTCTGTAACATCCGCGGTCGGGAGGCCGTCGTGAAGAGCGAtttcttctatttattcGTCGTGCAATTGCTTTTCGGCATTAGCAATGGCTATCTTGGAAGCAGCTGTATGATGGGTGCTGGGCAGTGGGTTCCTGAGGGTGATCGTGAGTCGGCGGGTGGTTTTATGAGCTTAATGCTGGTAGGAGGCTTAGCTGCTGGCAGTCTAttgagcttctttctttccGGTGTGTGA
- a CDS encoding CCDC47 family protein (predicted protein), whose product MAGMVKNMFGGSQPSGSAKVEDAVSSGVPASSTPGVSAVPYTKWYRVWERTSPKDFLQEAMVMPFILLIVVFHLWGTRKNRRKAREWAQAHAPSLQNEFAVVGFNGIQRSEDEAAAVLSSPDSIIKEKSPQEFVSYATGRQNVAFVDVSIKLPKRYNPITYWMDVVFGFLFESWTSPTETYEAIAYTFDGKEKDVVPVPAKDTSSLKVNNSTYDGFIWAIVHKNHMRQFRQDRYDASMTFTKENPKLPPWVTVMTESAEITETLLTPELIQAVEKAGDNFKYLIVTDQPVDKPLKIEETVPRKRVHICLSLPSSTSGYTSSIPLFNQFLRFADRLVAVAHFRAEVMRKVRHAREEEIKKLRRADEEEKAEERKLAAEKIKKEERERILRGMNAEEQRKFLERERERGQKRSMKKYTKR is encoded by the exons ATGGCGGGCATGGTCAAGAACATGTTTGGCGGCTCCCAGCCATCGGGGTCAGCAaaggttgaggatg CTGTGTCCTCTGGTGTTCCTGCGTCGAGTACCCCGGGTGTCAGCGCTGTTCCATATACGAAATGGTACCGAGTCTGGGAGCGGACGTCCCCCAAAGACTTCCTCCAGGAGGCAATGGTCATGCCATTCATCCTTCTGATTGTAGTCTTCCACCTCTGGGGCACGCGGAAGAACCGTCGCAAGGCTCGGGAATGGGCCCAAGCCCATGCACCCTCTCTCCAGAATGAGTTCGCGGTGGTCGGTTTCAATGGCATCCAAAGGTCCGAAGATGAGGCCGCCGCGGTGCTGTCCTCCCCTGATTCGATCATCAAGGAGAAGTCTCCTCAGGAATTCGTTTCCTACGCCACTGGTCGCCAAAACGTGGCCTTTGTTGACGTTTCCATCAAGTTGCCCAAGCGTTACAACCCTATTACGTACTGGATGGACGTTGTTTTTGGATTCTTGTTCGAGAGCTGGACTAGCCCCACGGAGACCTACGAGGCTATTGCGTACACTTTTgatggcaaggagaaggatgTCGTCCCGGTCCCGGCTAAGGATACCTCTTCTCTCAAGGTGAACAACTCGACCTACGATGGATTTATCTGGGCCATTGTGCACAAGAACCACATGCGTCAGTTCCGTCAGGACCGCTACGATGCTTCTATGACTTTTACCAAGGAGAACCCGAAGCTCCCACCTTGGGTGACCGTCATGACGGAAAGTGCCGAGATCACCGAGACGCTGCTCACCCCGGAATTGATCCAGGCTGTTGAGAAGGCCGGCGACAATTTCAAGTATCTCATTGTCACAGACCAGCCTGTCGATAAGCCTCTGAA GATCGAGGAGACCGTCCCTCGCAAACGTGTCCATATCTGCTTGTCCCTTCCCTCATCCACTTCCGGCTACACTTCTTCCATTCCGCTATTCAATCAATTCCTTCGTTTCGCTGACAGGCTCGTCGCCGTGGCTCACTTCCGCGCCGAGGTGATGCGTAAGGTCCGCCACGCGcgtgaggaagagatcaagaagctccgtCGTGcggacgaggaggagaaggccgaggaacGCAAGCTGGCAGCtgaaaagatcaagaaggaggagcgGGAGCGCATTCTGCGTGGCATGAACGCTGAGGAGCAGCGGAAGTTCCTTGAGCGTGAGCGTGAGCGGGGCCAGAAGCGCTCCATGAAGAAGTATACCAAGAGGTAA
- a CDS encoding uncharacterized protein (predicted protein), protein MASTFSPAFPGDRTPKPRTKTRTAAPKRVYGKRRADAPRAVFEQRSPAKPVEETTSKVIEEAVDSIQAQLAEVKISDAIPFQKVEDKTDEQKTLVKQADLTKTAPPVHTPEVVPIDLKNEEEPTEESPADSVPKPRKKYETMVEVRICSKTAAPKPQDIQEEQEQHVDQKEPQEDKRSAESERQGERRARRNKVPPRLSSGCVMDDKVNAYVRRILNEALSPVAAQRVQKFGSWAARAGNLLEVVKIAEGSYGEVYKLRLREELCKKEMSRSKLARLKAYGDNVFKVVPLRAQSGPGSKKFTSIDEIVSEVKMLKYLDPIPGFARFREIHVVQGRFPESFQNAWDHYKRTKDDCLNPNPSSKRAYPDSQLWAIVEMDDAGCELEKFAWSSTFQIYDIFWGVAMALARAEEYAQFEVSLVVRSPGDRIVLIRI, encoded by the coding sequence ATGGCGTCGACTTTTTCGCCCGCCTTCCCAGGCGACCGTACACCGAAACCGAGGACCAAGACACGCACCGCTGCGCCGAAACGAGTATATGGAAAGCGACGAGCGGATGCCCCACGAGCTGTGTTTGAACAGAGAAGTCCAGCAAAACCGGTAGAGGAGACAACGTCGAAGGTCATTGAGGAAGCTGTGGATTCCATCCAAGCTCAGTTGGCTGAGGTTAAAATAAGCGATGCGATCCCATTTCAGAAAGTGGAAGACAAAACCGACGAGCAAAAAACCCTCGTTAAGCAAGCAGACCTTACAAAAACTGCACCGCCAGTACATACACCCGAGGTCGTGCCAATTGACttgaaaaatgaagaagagcctaCCGAGGAGAGCCCTGCGGACAGCGTCCCTAAACCACGGAAGAAATACGAGACAATGGTGGAAGTCAGAATCTGCTCCAAAACGGCAGCGCCAAAACCACAAGAtatacaagaagaacaagagcagcaCGTCgaccaaaaagaaccacAGGAGGATAAACGCAGCGCAGAAAGTGAGAGGCAGGGGGAGAGACGAGCAAGGAGGAACAAAGTCCCGCCTCGTTTGTCATCTGGGTGCGTGATGGATGATAAAGTGAATGCATATGTTCGTCGCATCTTGAATGAGGCCTTGTCACCGGTTGCGGCACAGCGCGTCCAAAAGTTTGGCTCCTGGGCCGCTCGTGCTGGGAATTTGCTGGAGGTAGTGAAGATCGCCGAAGGTTCGTACGGAGAGGTTTATAAGCTCCGTCTGCGCGAAGAGTTGtgcaagaaggagatgtctAGATCCAAGCTTGCTCGTCTAAAAGCGTACGGTGACAACGTGTTCAAAGTTGTGCCCTTACGAGCCCAGAGTGGACCTGGCTCCAAAAAATTTACCAGCATCGACGAAATCGTGTCTGAAGTCAAGATGCTTAAATATTTGGACCCGATCCCTGGATTTGCTCGCTTTCGAGAGATCCACGTGGTCCAAGGTCGATTCCCAGAGTCCTTCCAGAATGCTTGGGACCACTACAAGAGAACCAAAGACGACTGCTTGAATCCCAATCCATCCAGCAAAAGGGCGTATCCTGATTCACAATTGTGGGCTATCGTGGAAATGGATGATGCTGGCTGTGAGCTTGAAAAGTTCGCTTGGTCATCGACCTTCCAGATTTACGATATATTTTGGGGAGTGGCAATGGCTCTCGCGCGTGCCGAAGAGTATGCACAATTTGAGGTAAGCCTCGTTGTAAGAAGCCCTGGAGACCGAATAGTATTGATACGTATCTAG
- a CDS encoding uncharacterized protein (predicted protein), with the protein MASKFEKLLIKLGKPTWAQHLRHAQHIHGPQKTKIDPEWAKDIIKMDTHLREIGQREIYLHEEIKALTSLDHGPLSTEQRAQLAKWEMELEDLARKYWHLEREFYRREASVPPGPLQRAYATWRSNPEWYLLGYLRDDCAGRGGCCGRSCGCCERERDTEKRIRLGHCTIECGCCRRARGFDLNHEDRVRYQKLFDCDLKENEALWDSLKLAYVFGIMML; encoded by the exons atggcctCCAAATTCGAAAAACTCCTAATAAAACTGGGCAAACCAACCTGGGCCCAACACCTCCGTCACGCCCAACACATTCACGGCCCCCAGAAAACTAAAATCGACCCAGAATGGGCCAAAGACATAATCAAGATGGACACTCACCTCCGAGAAATCGGCCAACGCGAGATCTACCTCCACGAGGAGATCAAAGCGCTAACCTCGCTCGACCACGGACCGCTGAGCACCGAGCAACGCGCGCAACTAGCCAAATGGGAAATGGAGCTCGAGGACCTAGCGAGGAAATACTGGCATCTGGAGCGGGAGTTCTATAGGCGGGAGGCGTCTGTTCCGCCGGGGCCGTTGCAGAGGGCGTATGCTACTTGGCGGAGTAATCCGGAGTGGTATCTGCTGGGGTACCTGAGGGATGATTGTGCGGGGAGGGGAGGGTGTTGTGGGAGGAGTTGTGGATGTTGtgagagggagagggatACGGAGAAGAGGATTCGGCTGGGGCATTGTACAATTGAGTGTGGGTGTTGTCGGAGGGCGAGGGGGTTTGATTTGAATCATGAGGATCGGGTGAGGTATCAGAAGTTGTTTGATTGTGatttgaaggagaatgaggcGTTGTGGGATTCGTTGAAGTTGGCTTATGTttttgg AATAATGATGCTGTGA